The Prunus persica cultivar Lovell chromosome G7, Prunus_persica_NCBIv2, whole genome shotgun sequence genome has a segment encoding these proteins:
- the LOC18769200 gene encoding uncharacterized protein LOC18769200: MMQTEQAQPQQQQQQLVVQNSAGSLSFNSNLSKEDEEMSRSALSTFRAKEEEIERKKMEVREKVQAQLGRVEEETKRLATIREELEGLADPMRKEVSQVRKKIDSINKELKPLGHTCQKKEKEYRDALEAFNEKNREKVQLITKLMELVSESEKLRMKKLEELSKNVDSLQ, from the exons ATGATGCAGACAGAGCAGGCTCAGccacagcagcagcagcagcagctggtGGTGCAGAACTCAGCTGGAAGCCTCAGTTTCAACAGCAATCTCTCCAAGGAGGATGAAGAGATGTCAAGGTCGGCTCTTTCCACTTTCAGAGCCAAAGAGGAGGAGAtcgagaggaagaagatggaggTCAGAGAAAAGGTTCAAGCCCAGTTGGGTCGTGTTGAAGAGGAGACCAAGCGTTTGGCCACTATTCGTGAG GAGCTTGAAGGCCTTGCAGATCCAATGAGGAAGGAAGTTTCACAGGTCCGTAAGAAGATCGATTCAATTAACAAAGAGTTAAAGCCACTAGGACACACCTGCCAGAAGAAG GAAAAAGAATACAGAGACGCGCTTGAGGCTTTCAATGAAAAGAACAGGGAAAAAGTGCAGCTTATTACAAAACTAATGGAG CTGGTGAGTGAAAGTGAGAAGTTGAGGATGAAGAAGCTGGAGGAGCTGAGCAAGAACGTAGATTCCTTACAGTGA
- the LOC18771300 gene encoding growth-regulating factor 3, translated as MDFHLKQWRNQQHESEEQHSAKIPKLHLEPHPHSEPSGYALPLFVPEPNSKMISTLSAFSESTPASASTRFPKMGSYFSFSQLQELELQALIFRYMLAGAAVPPELLQPIRKSLLHSPPYFLHHPLQQYPHFQPALLQSGYWGRAAMDPEPTRCRRTDGKKWRCSRDVVAGQKYCERHVHRGRNRSRKPVEATTAAAGGGGGGTSDIATNTTTKTSSSGAHFTLSGSSSSPSIDLLHLNQSSSEPKAENRSLFEPHSEVSGSAKSDSHVLRPFFDDWPGKLQELDNARTNAGSMNSATSLSISIRGNSSSDVSLKLSTGNGVETGRLDGHAEREQPQLNWPAGWGTNQMASMGGPLAEALRSSSNSNSSPTSVLHQLPRSSASETSFIST; from the exons atgGACTTTCACCTCAAGCAATGGAGAAACCAGCAGCATGAGTCAGAGGAACAACATTCTGCAAAGATACCAAAACTTCACCTTGAGCCCCATCCACACTCAGAGCCATCTGGGTATGCTCTCCCTCTGTTTGTTCCTGAGCCCAACAGCAAAATGATCAGCACCCTGTCAGCGTTTTCTGAATCTACACCAGCATCTGCCTCCACCAGATTTCCCA AAATGGGGAGCTATTTCAGCTTCTCCCAGTTGCAGGAGCTTGAGCTGCAGGCTTTGATATTCAGGTACATGTTAGCTGGTGCTGCTGTTCCTCCTGAACTTCTTCAGCCAATCAGGAAAAGCCTTCTCCACTCtcctccatattttctccaccaCCCTCTTCAACAGTACCCTCATTTTCAGCCTGCTT TGTTGCAATCAGGGTATTGGGGAAGAGCAGCCATGGATCCAGAGCCAACAAGGTGTAGAAGGACAGATGGCAAGAAATGGAGGTGTTCTAGAGATGTGGTGGCTGGTCAGAAGTACTGTGAGCGCCATGTGCACCGTGGCAGAAACCGTTCAAGAAAGCCTGTGGAAGCCACCACTGCTGctgctggtggtggtggtggagggaCAAGTGATATTGCtaccaacaccaccaccaagACATCATCTAGTGGGGCCCATTTTACTCTTTCTGGGTCATCATCATCCCCTTCAATTGATCTGCTTCATCTCAACCAGAG TTCCTCAGAGCCCAAAGCTGAGAATAGGAGCCTCTTTGAACCCCACAGTGAGGTCTCCGGGAGTGCTAAATCCGACAGCCATGTCTTGCGGCCTTTTTTTGATGACTGGCCGGGGAAGCTCCAAGAACTGGACAATGCACGAACCAATGCTGGCTCAATGAACTCTGCCACCAGCCTCTCCATTTCGATACGGGGAAATTCCTCCTCGGATGTGTCACTGAAATTGTCTACCGGCAATGGAGTTGAGACAGGGCGCCTGGACGGCCATGCTGAGCGCGAGCAGCCACAATTGAATTGGCCTGCCGGATGGGGAACAAACCAAATGGCTTCCATGGGAGGGCCGCTTGCGGAGGCCCTTAGGTCCTCCTCCAACTCCAATTCCTCACCAACCAGTGTTCTACATCAGTTGCCCCGCAGCTCCGCCTCAGAAACTAGCTTTATCAGCACTTGA
- the LOC18769710 gene encoding uncharacterized protein LOC18769710: MINMAQKHLHELLKEDQEPFLLKNYIADKRCQLKRPSPKTHLQVKKRRPISQVSNFPGNLCKNACLFSFHDSPDLRKSPLFEFPSPAARSPCKSPNAIFLQIPNRTAALLVEAAMRIQKQSSSSKPKTQNKNHSFGLFGSFLKRLTNRNRTQKREIRGDGVKVSVKDILRWDSSVGRRKVSNEEKIESCLAVEEQTASEISTGCEVCFSSSSCTGRPSSAVWSETNEDKSLDLDTASSSSQSEDSEVIEFETQQSVDSACLCNCEKINNGFCDSPFRFVLQTTPSPSGHRTPEFSSPAASPSRHKQEEEGLKKFQVEEEEEEDKEQCSPVSVLDPPFQDDDEGCDGDGDGDDEDGFDLECSYANVQRTKNQLLQKLRRFEKLAGLDPIELEKRMSEEEDDDEYNMDHLEGQSEQYDDDESETSDSRMEESLDELVREILSQSNFHCIRKRIPEDVKRLVSDLIVEEQKEEAAFSDERVVVVRRVCERFESWKEVESNTIDMMVEQDFRKELDGWKKNQDQVGETAMEIEVAIFALLVDELAMELV; this comes from the exons ATGATCAATATGGCTCAGAAGCATTTACATGAGCTGCTCAAAGAAGATCAAGAGCCGTTTCTTCTCAAGAACTACATTGCTGATAAACGTTGCCAGCTGAAAAGACCCTCCCCAAAAACCCATTTGCAGGTCAAAAAACGCAGACCCATCTCCCAAGTTTCAAACTTTCCCGGAAACCTCTGCAAAAACGCTTGCCTTTTCTCTTTCCATGACTCTCCGGACCTCCGAAAATCTCCACTCTTTGAGTTTCCATCACCAGCAGCCAGAAGCCCATGCAAGAGTCCCAATgccatttttcttcaaatcccAAATAGAACCGCAGCTCTGCTTGTCGAAGCTGCTATGAGGATTCAGAAACAGTCATCAtcttcaaaacccaaaacccagaaCAAAAATCACAGCTTTGGGCTATTTGGCTCGTTTTTGAAGAGACTAACAAATCGAAATCGAACCCAAAAGCGAGAAATCAGAGGGGATGGGGTTAAGGTCTCTGTTAAGGACATTCTTAGGTGGGATTCATCAGTTGGGCGTAGAAAGGTTTCCAATGAGGAAAAGATTGAGTCTTGTTTGGCTGTTGAGGAGCAAACTGCTTCTGAGATAAGCACTGGTTGTGAGGtgtgcttttcttcttcttcttgcacTGGTAGGCCCAGCAGTGCAGTGTGGTCTGAAACCAACGAAGACAAGTCTTTGGATTTAGATACTGCCTCAAGTAGCAGCCAGTCTGAGGACTCAGAAGTGATTGAGTTTGAGACCCAACAAAGCGTAGATTCAGCTTGTCTTTGCAATTGTGAGAAGATCAACAATGGCTTCTGTGATAGCCCTTTTCGTTTCGTGCTCCAAACAACACCCTCGCCGTCCGGCCACCGGACGCCGGAGTTTTCATCGCCGGCGGCGTCTCCTAGTCGCCACAAACAAGAG GAGGAGGGACTGAAGAAATTCCAagtagaagaagaggaagaggaagataaGGAGCAGTGCAGTCCTGTTTCTGTATTGGACCCTCCATTCCAAGACGATGACGAGGGATGTGACGGTGACGGTGACGGTGACGATGAAGACGGTTTTGATTTGGAGTGCAGCTATGCCAATGTACAGA GAACAAAGAATCAGCTACTGCAGAAGCTTCGTAGATTTGAGAAATTGGCAGGGTTGGATCCAATTGAACTCGAAAAAAGAAtgtcagaagaagaagatgatgatgaataTAACATGGATCATCTAGAAGGGCAATCAGAACAATATGACGACGATGAATCAGAAACATCAGATAGCAGGATGGAAGAAAGTCTTGATGAGCTTGTCAGAGAAATACTTTCCCAATCAAACTTCCATTGTATCCGAAAAAGAATCCCGGAAGACGTGAAGAGGTTAGTCTCAGATCTCATTGTTGAGGAACAGAAAGAAGAAGCTGCTTTTAGTGACGAGAGAGTAGTGGTGGTGAGAAGGGTCTGCGAGAGATTTGAGTCCTGGAAAGAGGTGGAATCTAACACCATTGACATGATGGTGGAGCAAGATTTCAGAAAGGAGCTTGATGGgtggaagaaaaatcaagaCCAAGTGGGAGAGACTGCAATGGAGATTGAGGTTGCCATCTTTGCCCTACTGGTGGATGAATTGGCAATGGAGCTAGTTTGA